From the Sphingomonas brevis genome, the window TCCGAACGGCGACGGAGACGAGCTGCTGCTCGATTGCGAAGCAGAGGCGGCGGACGATCTTATCAAGCGGCTGGCGATCTACCGGCTGCGCAAGCCAATCAAGATCGAACGGGATGACAGCCTGGCCGTGCATTGGTCGTTGGACGGTGCTGAGGGCGCGGACGATCCCAGATTGCACTTACTTGGCCGGCGATGGCTGGGACCCGCCGATGGGCCTGTCGAAGGCTGGCTCGAGCATCGCCTCCGCCTTGGCGTCTGCGAAGGCCGCGCCGAGCTTGGCGACCTGCTCTGGCTCGAATGCAATGCGGCGGAATTGAACGGTGTCAGCTTCACCAAGGGCTGCTTCGTCGGCCAGGAGAATACTGCCCGGATGAACTGGCGGCAGAAGGTCAACCGGCGGCTGGTAGTGGTCGCCATGAATCAACCGGGGGGCGACGGCGGCGACCGCGCGCGCATCGCCTATCCGGAACTGGGCCTGGCCGTGGTCCATGCCCGTGCCGATGCCGTTCCCGACAATGCAATCGTCCCCGCCTGGCTTGGGCCTGCGCCTAGCTGATCACCGCGAAGGCACGGACCGGAAAGGTGCCCATGCCCTTGATCTTGGGCGGAACGGCCGAAAAGCGAAAACCGCTGTCGGGCAACCGGTCGAGACCGGTCAAATGCTCGCCAATGGGGATGCCTGCCCCCAGCAACAGTGAATGGACCGGCCGGGCGCGCACTCGCGTATCGTCAATGTTATGGCTGTCGATCCCGACAAAGGCGACTGCCGAGTCAACCAGCCAACGCGCGGCCGCCTCGGTCAAATAGGGGTGGTCGGTAAGATAGGCATCCGTCCGCCAATGCCGGTCCCAGCCGGTCGCGACCAGCACCGCCTTGCCGCGCAAGTCGAGTCCGGCGAAGACATCGGCATCGACGGCGAGGCCCTGCTCGAACGGCCGCCGCACCACAAACCCGTCGAGGTCAGCGAGCGATTCCAGCGGCAGTTCTGAGAGGTCTTCCCCACTTTCGTAGCGGTGGAACGGGCTGTCGACATAGGTGCCGGTGTTGGCGACCATGTCGATCCGCCCGATCTGGAAGCTGGAGCCATCGTCGAAATTGGCGGCGGACGCCTCGCGGGTCCAAAAGTCGCACAAATGCGGCCCGGGCAGACCCTTGTAGGTGGTCATGCCCTCCTCGATCACATGGCTGAGGTCGATGAGCCTTTCCGCTGCGCGATCCGCCAAAGCGCTACTCCTCCAATCAGCATCCAGATGACGTTGAGCGCTGCCGAGGGCAAGGCGCCATGCCACCAGCCGTTTAGCGTGAAGCCGGCCGCGCCGACCACGTTCATCCATTGATAAACCGCTGACCGGCCGGTCAGCTTGCCCATCGACAGGAACAGATAGGCAAGCAGGATCAGCACGGCGCCGATCCAGCCGGCGACCTCGATAAAGAGATTGAGCCCGGTCAGCTGGCGAGGTTCCTGAGCACGTACTGGAGGATGCCGCCCGAGCGGTAATATTCCAGCTCGTTATAGGTATCGATCCGGCAGCGCGCCGTGATCATCAGCGTCGAGCCGTCGGCGCGGGTCACCTGGACCGCCACTTCCTGGCGCGGTTCGATCGAGGCGATGCCGTCGATCGAATAGGTTTCGCTGCCGTCGAGGCCGTAGGTCGCGGCATTTTCACCCTCGGCGAACTGCAGCGGCAGCACGCCCATGCCGACAAGATTGGAGCGGTGGATACGCTCGAAGCTCTCCGCCAGAACCGCGCGGACACCAAGCAGGATGGTGCCCTTTGCCGCCCAGTCGCGCGACGAGCCAGTGCCATATTCCTTGCCGGCGATGACCACCAACGGTGTGCCGTCGGCCTGGTATTTCATCGCCGCATCGTAAATCGGCATGATCTCGCCGGTCGGGGCATAGCGCGTCATGCCGCCCTCGACATTGTCGAGCATCTTGTTGCGGATGCGGATGTTGGCGAAGGTCCCGCGCATCATCACCTGGTGGTTGCCGCGGCGGGCGCCGTAGCTGTTGAACTCGGCTCGCGGCACCTGATGTTCGGTGAGATAGGCGCCGGCCGGGCTGTCGAGCTTGATCGATCCGGCCGGCGAAATGTGATCGGTGGTGATCGAATCGCCGAACACCGACAACGCCCGTGCTCCCTGAATGTCGGTCAGCGGCTTCGGCGTCATCGTCATGCCCTGGAAATAGGGCGGGTTCTGAATGTAGGTGGAGCCGGCCGGCCAATTGTATGTGTCGCCGCCGGTCACGTCGATCGCGCGCCAGCGCTCATCGCCCCGGAACACGTCGGCATAGCGCGAGCGGAACATGTCCGAATTGACGTGGAGGTCGATCAGCTGGCGGACCTCGTCGTTCGACGGCCAAATGTCGGCGAGGAACACGTCCTCGCCATTCTTGCCCTGGCCGATCGGCGACTTGGTGATGTCCTGGGTCACTGTACCAAACAGCGAGTAGGCAACCACCAGCGGCGGCGAGGCGAGATAGTTGGCGCGGCAGTCCGGCGACACTCGCCCTTCGAAATTGCGGTTACCCGAAAGCACCGAGGCGGCGACCAGGTCATTGTCGTTGATCGCCTTGCTGATCGGCTCGGCCAGCGGGCCCGAGTTGCCGATGCAGGTCGTGCAGCCATAGCCGACCAGGTTGAAACCGATCGCGTCGAGATCCTCGCTGAGGCCGCTGGCATTGAGATAGTCGGTCACGACCTGGCTGCCCGGCGCGAGGCTCGTCTTGACCCAAGGCTTGGGATGCAGGCCATGCGCCCGCGCCTTGCGGGCGACGAGGCCGGCGGCGACCAGCACCGACGGGTTGGAGGTGTTGGTGCAGCTGGTGATCGCAGCGATCATCACGTCGCCATTGCCGACCTGGTAGCTCTCGCCGTCGACCGCCACCCGATTATCGTTGCTCTTCTTGTAGGTTCCCTCGAGCTCGGCATTGAACAGCTCGTCGACCTCGCTGAGGCGGACCCGGTCCTGCGGGCGCTTGGGGCCGGCGAGCGAGGGCTCGACCGTGTCCATGTCGAGCTCCAGCGTATCGGTGAACACCGGATCGGGAATCGAGGCGTCGCGCCACATGCCCTGCGCCTTGGCATAGGCACGAACCAGCTCGATCCGGTCGGTGTCGCGGCCGGTCAGGACCATATAGTCGATGGTCCGCTCGTCGATCGGGAAGAAGCCGCAAGTCGCGCCATATTCGGGCGCCATGTTGGCGATGGTCGCACGGTCGGCGAGCGACAGCGCGTCGAGGCCCGGCCCGAAGAATTCGACGAAGCGGCCGACCACGCCCTTGGCGCGGAGCATCTGGGTAACGGTCAGCACCAGGTCGGTCGCGGTAATTCCTTCGCGAAGCTCGCCCGACAGGCGGAAGCCGACCACTTCGGGGATGAGCATGGAGACCGGCTGGCCAAGCATCGCCGCCTCGGCCTCGATCCCGCCGACGCCCCAGCCGAGCACGCCGAGACCATTGACCATGGTAGTATGGCTGTCGGTCCCTACCAGCGTATCGGGATAGGCGACTTCCTCGCCGGTCTGGTCGATGCCCGACCAGATCGCTTGGGCGATATGTTCGAGATTGACCTGGTGGCAGATGCCGGTTCCCGGTGGCACGACCTTGAAATTGTCGAACGCCTGGCTGCCCCATTTGAGAAACTCGTAGCGCTCGGCATTACGCTGATATTCCAGCTCGACATTCTTCGCGAAGGAGCGCGCTGTACCGAATTCGTCGACCATCACGCTATGGTCGATGACGAGGTGGACCGGTACCAGCGGATTGATTTTCTGCGGGTCCCCGCCGAGATTCTTCATTGCATCGCGCATCGCCGCCAGGTCGACCACCGCCGGAACCCCGGTAAAGTCCTGCATCAGCACGCGTGCCGGACGGTACTGAATCTCGCGGTTGATCCGCCGTTCCTTCTGCCAGTCGACCATGCACTGCAGGTCTTCGCGGGTGACGGTAACGCCGTCCTCGAACCTCAATAGGTTCTCGAGCAGCACCTTCATCGAGAAAGGCAGGCGGCTGACGTCGCCAAGCGCCGCCGCGACCTTGTCGAGCGAATAATAAGCGTAACTCTTGCCGCCGGCCTCCAGCGTGGAGCGGGTCTTCAAGCTATCCTGGCCGGTCGGGATCATGCGGGGGTCCTTAGCGCGCTGTGTGGGGCCGCTCGGAATCGACGTGCGGCGGTTGGCCGCGCCCCTAGCAAGAACCACCGGTCAAGACAAAGGGTGTCAGGGGAGCGAGGTCAGGCCCATCGCAATCACCGCGGCGGCCATTACCGCTGTCGCCAGCCAGCCCATCAAGCGCAGCGGCCCAGTGATCGTGAATCGACCCATGACCGAACGGCGCTGCCCGATCAGCATCATGATCGCCAGCACGGGCACGGAGACGACGCCGTTGATAACCGCCGCCATATAGAGGGCGTCGATTGGATCAATCGTGGTGAAATTTAGCAGCGCGCCGACTCCGGTGGCTGCGAAGATTGTCCCATAGAAGGCCTTGGCCCGCCGGGGTTTGCGGTCGAGCCCCACTCGCCAGCGGAATGCTTCGCCAATAGCATATGCCGCCGAGCCGGCCAGCACCGGCACCGCCAGCAGACCGGTTCCGACTATCCCCAGGGCAAAAACCGTCGAGGCATAGGACCCGGCGATTGGCCGCAGTGCCTCCGCAGCGTCGGCTGACGTATCGATGTCAGTGATCCCATGGGCGTGCAGCGTCGCGGCGGCGGTAAGGATGATCGTCAGTGCAACCAGATTGGCTCCGCCCATCCCCGCCAACGTATCGAACTCAATCCGCCTCAGCTCTGACGGCCCTTCTCGTGGGGCATGGTTGAGCGGATGGCGATCGGGAATGACATGCACTTCCTCGGCCTCCCCCTCCGCTTCCCAGAAGAAAACATAGGGGCTTATGGTCGTCCCGAAGATGGCAACGATCATCGTCAACGTTGCGGCGGTGAAGGTGACCCGCGGCACCGCCACGCCGCGCAGCGCTTCGCCCCATGGGATGTGGACCAGGAACAGAGTGATGACGTAAGCCAGTAGCGTCAGGGTCAGCCATTTAAGGTGCCTTACATAGCTAGCGTAACGGGCGAAGACTTCGGTCAGTGCGCAGAATGCTGCGAACAGGATTAGGAACGGCCATGCCGGCACGCCCGCGACCAACGCAGTGGCGTCGGCCATCGCACCAAGGTCAGCGCCGATGTTGATCGTGTTGGCGATCAGCAGCAGCGTCACAGCCAAATAGGTCAGCCAGATTGGATAGTGGCGACGAAGGTTTCCTGCGATCCCATGTCCCGTGACCCGCCCGATCCTGCCGCTGATCATCTGCACTGAGGACATCAGCGGATAGGTGAACAGCATCGTCCAGCCGAGCGCGTAGCCGAACTGTGCCCCGGCCTGGCTGTAGGTAGCGATCCCGCTCGGATCGTCATCCGATGCCCCGCTGATTAGCCCGGGGCCGACAATATCGCGCAATTTGGGCTTCCGGCCATGATCAGGGCCAGGTTTGGGGTCGACTTCCATCTGGTCATGCTTGATCATTGAGCCGCCTTACGAGCCATTCTTGCCTTGCTCGCCTAGAGCCAGCCCCTCCGGCGAGCGATCCAATAGGGAAGGATGGCGCTGGCCAGCATCAAAGCGAGGGACCATGGATAGCCGGCGATCCACGCAAGCTCCGGCATGTGGATGAAGTTCATGCCGTAAATGCCGGCAATGAGGGTCGGCGGCATCAGCACTACCGCCACCACCGAGAAGATCTTCATGACGAAATTTTGCTCAAGCGTGATCATGCCGAGCGATGCGTCGAGCAGGAAGTTCAGATTTTCGGCCAGGAAGTCGCTGTGGTCATCGAGCGCCCGAGCATCGTCGCTCAGACTACGGAGATGGCGAGCATGCAGCTTTTCGTTGCGCATCCTCTCGGTGGCGCCAAGGAAGCTGAGCATCCGGCTGGTGCTGACCGAAGAGACCCGCGCGCGGGACAATAAGCGCTGGACCTCGCCGATGCGCAGCATCAGAGCCTCGTAGCGAAGCTCGGAGTTACGGCGTTCTCGCCGCGTCCGCTGCTCAAAAATATGGTTCGAAATGGCGTCCAGCTCTCGCCCTGCGTTTTCCAGTTCATCGGCCTGGCGATCGATGATCGCGTCAAGCAACCTGATCAGGACGGTGACCGGATCGCCGGTAAGCTGTTCGTCGGCCTGGGCGTGCTGGACGAACGCAACGAACGGCCTTGGTTCGACATAGCGGACGGTGACCAGATGCTCTTCTGTCAGGATGAAGGTGATCGGGTCCGTCGAAGGATTTCCGCGATCGATCCCGTAGAGCACCGCCATGGTCATGACGGCGGCGCCATTGCGCTCGTAGAGCCGGCT encodes:
- a CDS encoding YgfZ/GcvT domain-containing protein, which encodes MPQNSPTATTLADRSLVRLSGDGVRDFLQGLVTQDVTGPLPVWAGLLTAQGKCMFDFLIWPDPNGDGDELLLDCEAEAADDLIKRLAIYRLRKPIKIERDDSLAVHWSLDGAEGADDPRLHLLGRRWLGPADGPVEGWLEHRLRLGVCEGRAELGDLLWLECNAAELNGVSFTKGCFVGQENTARMNWRQKVNRRLVVVAMNQPGGDGGDRARIAYPELGLAVVHARADAVPDNAIVPAWLGPAPS
- a CDS encoding cyclase family protein, with product MADRAAERLIDLSHVIEEGMTTYKGLPGPHLCDFWTREASAANFDDGSSFQIGRIDMVANTGTYVDSPFHRYESGEDLSELPLESLADLDGFVVRRPFEQGLAVDADVFAGLDLRGKAVLVATGWDRHWRTDAYLTDHPYLTEAAARWLVDSAVAFVGIDSHNIDDTRVRARPVHSLLLGAGIPIGEHLTGLDRLPDSGFRFSAVPPKIKGMGTFPVRAFAVIS
- a CDS encoding CBU_0592 family membrane protein gives rise to the protein MLILLAYLFLSMGKLTGRSAVYQWMNVVGAAGFTLNGWWHGALPSAALNVIWMLIGGVALWRIAQRKGSSTSAM
- the acnA gene encoding aconitate hydratase AcnA — its product is MIPTGQDSLKTRSTLEAGGKSYAYYSLDKVAAALGDVSRLPFSMKVLLENLLRFEDGVTVTREDLQCMVDWQKERRINREIQYRPARVLMQDFTGVPAVVDLAAMRDAMKNLGGDPQKINPLVPVHLVIDHSVMVDEFGTARSFAKNVELEYQRNAERYEFLKWGSQAFDNFKVVPPGTGICHQVNLEHIAQAIWSGIDQTGEEVAYPDTLVGTDSHTTMVNGLGVLGWGVGGIEAEAAMLGQPVSMLIPEVVGFRLSGELREGITATDLVLTVTQMLRAKGVVGRFVEFFGPGLDALSLADRATIANMAPEYGATCGFFPIDERTIDYMVLTGRDTDRIELVRAYAKAQGMWRDASIPDPVFTDTLELDMDTVEPSLAGPKRPQDRVRLSEVDELFNAELEGTYKKSNDNRVAVDGESYQVGNGDVMIAAITSCTNTSNPSVLVAAGLVARKARAHGLHPKPWVKTSLAPGSQVVTDYLNASGLSEDLDAIGFNLVGYGCTTCIGNSGPLAEPISKAINDNDLVAASVLSGNRNFEGRVSPDCRANYLASPPLVVAYSLFGTVTQDITKSPIGQGKNGEDVFLADIWPSNDEVRQLIDLHVNSDMFRSRYADVFRGDERWRAIDVTGGDTYNWPAGSTYIQNPPYFQGMTMTPKPLTDIQGARALSVFGDSITTDHISPAGSIKLDSPAGAYLTEHQVPRAEFNSYGARRGNHQVMMRGTFANIRIRNKMLDNVEGGMTRYAPTGEIMPIYDAAMKYQADGTPLVVIAGKEYGTGSSRDWAAKGTILLGVRAVLAESFERIHRSNLVGMGVLPLQFAEGENAATYGLDGSETYSIDGIASIEPRQEVAVQVTRADGSTLMITARCRIDTYNELEYYRSGGILQYVLRNLAS
- a CDS encoding NRAMP family divalent metal transporter, which produces MIKHDQMEVDPKPGPDHGRKPKLRDIVGPGLISGASDDDPSGIATYSQAGAQFGYALGWTMLFTYPLMSSVQMISGRIGRVTGHGIAGNLRRHYPIWLTYLAVTLLLIANTINIGADLGAMADATALVAGVPAWPFLILFAAFCALTEVFARYASYVRHLKWLTLTLLAYVITLFLVHIPWGEALRGVAVPRVTFTAATLTMIVAIFGTTISPYVFFWEAEGEAEEVHVIPDRHPLNHAPREGPSELRRIEFDTLAGMGGANLVALTIILTAAATLHAHGITDIDTSADAAEALRPIAGSYASTVFALGIVGTGLLAVPVLAGSAAYAIGEAFRWRVGLDRKPRRAKAFYGTIFAATGVGALLNFTTIDPIDALYMAAVINGVVSVPVLAIMMLIGQRRSVMGRFTITGPLRLMGWLATAVMAAAVIAMGLTSLP
- a CDS encoding magnesium transporter CorA family protein, whose protein sequence is MLRLFGPGCPSSPVDADDAALCLESAVWLDLLNPTNEEERLAEKVIGTNIPTREEMQEIEPSSRLYERNGAAVMTMAVLYGIDRGNPSTDPITFILTEEHLVTVRYVEPRPFVAFVQHAQADEQLTGDPVTVLIRLLDAIIDRQADELENAGRELDAISNHIFEQRTRRERRNSELRYEALMLRIGEVQRLLSRARVSSVSTSRMLSFLGATERMRNEKLHARHLRSLSDDARALDDHSDFLAENLNFLLDASLGMITLEQNFVMKIFSVVAVVLMPPTLIAGIYGMNFIHMPELAWIAGYPWSLALMLASAILPYWIARRRGWL